The sequence TCTACATCCTTTCCACAGAAATATAAAAAATTTTCTTTTGGAAAGGTCTTTTTATTATAGCAATGCACTTCGGTGATAATTGGATTATCAGCATAGAAATCATAGTCTAAAAATAAAAGAATGTTCATATTATCTTCTAATATATAAGCATAGTTATCTAATAACTGAAAATTATTGTACTCAGATGGTTCAGGATTATATTTTTCTTTATCAAGAACATCATAAAGCCTTGTGCCAACTTTAAGATTGGTAGTATTTTCTATTTCTTCATTTATGGTTGTTGGCTTTTTTGTATTATTGCAAGAAGATAATAAGCATAAGGGTAATATAAGTAATTTTAAATATTTTTTCATAGTCTACTTCTTTCCAAATGTTACATTTATTTTTGCTAAATCAGCTTTGTTTACGTCTTTTATTAATTCGTTCCAAGTTTTTTCATCGACAGCATATCTAATTTTTTTGATTATTGATTGATT is a genomic window of Firmicutes bacterium CAG:345 containing:
- a CDS encoding unknown (no significant homology to UniProt); translated protein: MKKYLKLLILPLCLLSSCNNTKKPTTINEEIENTTNLKVGTRLYDVLDKEKYNPEPSEYNNFQLLDNYAYILEDNMNILLFLDYDFYADNPIITEVHCYNKKTFPKENFLYFCGKDVDFAELIKYVGFPYRMIVSNSAKHYYYFKDENEKEYYGVLHYNYFSILTFFENIK